Part of the Triticum urartu cultivar G1812 chromosome 2, Tu2.1, whole genome shotgun sequence genome, TATCACAACTTACATTATTCAGGACCTGGTCGACCTCGCCCGGACATAGCACGATCGCCGTCGTTTTCCTCTCGGTAGAGCCCGACCGCGCACCATATATACCTGAGATCTCCACTCCTTTCTTCACACAACTCGCTCGCTCTCCTCGCAGCAACCAAGCTCACCACCAAGATCTCTGCTCAGCATTTTGCTCGAAAGCCACCTACACACACATACCAATATACCATGGCGCCATCACTGGCCTGCTCCTTCTTCTTCGACGACGAGCTGCTCGGCGAGCCCGGCATGCCGGCGATGGACGCGTGCGCGCTCTGCGCCAAGCCGCTGGCGCGCGACAGCGACGTCTTCATGTACAGAGGGGACACGCCCTTCTGCAGCGAGGAGTGCCGCCACGAGCAGATGCACCTCGACGCCGTCTGCGCCAAGCAGGCCGCGCGGAGGCAGCAGCGGTTCTCGGCGGAGACGGAGTCCCACCGTGGGCAGCGGCAGTCCAGGAAGGTGTCGGTCGCAAGCTAACCGGCTGGCCGCTGAAAGTTTTGTTTGGATCAAGAAGATCTGAATTCTGAAGAATACAACATATGTAGTATTCGGAAGAACCATCCATATCTCTTTCTCTTGGGAGGCGTCTGATGTCTCCGCCTCTCCGGCCGGTGCTCTAGCATGGACCGGTCGAGGTAGCAGATGCACCTCTGGCGCCGCATCAGGTCGTAGGTGACCGTAGTTTCCCATATGTGTCCATGGCATGCTAATTAAGCTACCCGGATGGGAGGAAATCTGTACTTGTTCTCGGTCTGTCTATGCTGTGCCGATGAATTTGATTTGATTCGAAACGAAATGGCCAAGGATCTGAAGAAAGCAATCAAACATGATGCAGGTTTTGTTTTAACTTCTACTGTATTTGGGTCGCTCTTCTGCGCCTCCTCTCTTGTTTTGTTTCCCTTAATGATTGGATcctgtttggttttggtaatgcTAGGGACACTGTTCAAAGCACTGTCACTGTAAAAACATCATGGCAATCGACCTACACATTATTGTGCTCCTAAATTTTGTTATGCTTTTCGGATTTATCGCGTCTCTATTGTTTCTAGTGACATGCCAATATGATTTTACCTGGGATTTTATCCATATGATTTTTTTTTGCTAAATCTGAATCTTTTGAGATTTTGTAATTATGTGTGAATAAATTGGCCTGTTTGGTGCCTCTGCCTTGAGCTTCCCACATATGGGTGAACCTTACAATATTACTATATCTCAAGAAAATTTCCGCAAAATTTATACCATTGTgatatttatttttcttttgaaATATATGTCAAACTTACCTAATTTCGGTGCAATAATTCATCATAAAATATTTAAGGATGAGAACGATATTGTCATGCCTAAGCTACACCGTTAAAAGATTTTCACGGCGATTTGTCTTTCTTGATGGGTCGAAAAGGCCAAGAACCGCTTCACATCGGCACTTGCTTCTCCCTCCGACATGTGTTGTCAACACATCTACAACGGCGAGTAGCTAATTCAGTGCCATAAACTTCTGTGGACATGTCCGTGGATCGTGACTGGCCATTCCAAATTTTACTGTCTTTATAACCGTCTTCCTCATATCCGAATTAATCTATGCAATAAATGAACATAATTCATATACTAGCAAACAAATAGAGTCATCAGACAACCAAAAGATCAAAGTTCATCGCCAAACAATGCTAACTAAAAATTAAAAAAACTAGAATGAATGGGCAGGCGGAGAAGGGCAGACGAAATCATCATTTCCTCACCGGCCCCTTTGCCCTGCGGTCGCCAGTGCGGTTGTACCCCTCAGTGTAGGCCTCAGCGGAGCTGGAGCAATCAGTGAGGTCCGAGTAGTCAAAGGAGGAGATGTAGCTGGTCCTACCCCTTCGCCTTGGCCACCGCCTTCGCCATAGCTTCACGCTCCGACTGTTTGATGGCGAGCCAGAGCACTTTGGCAGTTTTTGCAGTGGAGCCATCGTGTGTCCGTCTCCGCCGTCGTGAGGGAGCGCCAGAGGACCGTCGCGATAATCTGGTCCTCTGGATCCACGGGGGTGCACAATTGCTCGACGTATTACCAACGCCTccccctgttggggaacgttgcagaaaacaaaaaatttcctgcggtttcaccaagatccatctaggagttcatctaacaacgagtgatcggattgcatctacatacctttgtagatcacgcgcggaagcgttcaaagaacggggatgaggaaggcgtactcgacgtgatccaaaatcaccggagatcctagcgccgaacggacggcacctccgtgttcaacacacgtacggtcagcgtgacgtctcctccttcttgatccagcaaggggaaggagaggttgaggaagatggctccagcagcagcacgacggcgtggtggtggtggagctgcagtactccgtcagggcttcgccaagctctacggaggaggaggaggtgttggagagggagagggaggcgccagggcttaggtgtggctgccctccctcccccccactatatatatggccaagggagaggggggcgcagccttggcccttcctccaaggaagggtgcggccagggaggagtccatcctccccaaggcacctaggaggtgccttccccctttaggactcttcctttccctcatctcttggtgcatgggcctcttggggctggtgcccttggcccatataggccaaggtgttggtgtaacaccccggatgtaaatttccctatttgtactccaactcttgccgttttcggcgttaagttatatttattcctcgggttcgggtttcgtctccgtgtgttgttgtcgttgtcatgcatctcatatcatgtcatcatgtgcattgcatttgcatacgtgttcgtctcatgcattcgaacattttccccgttgtccgttttgcattccggcgcttcgttctcctccggtggccatttctaactttctttcgtgtgtggggattaaacatttccggattgtacccagacttgccaagcggccttggtttactaccggtagaccgcctgtcaagtttcgtaccatttggacttcgtttggtactccaacagttaaccgagggaccgaaaaggcctcatgtgtgttgcagcccaacacccctccaatttggcccaaaacccaccaaactctactccatgtcctagagtgttcgatcatgatcgcgtggccgaaaaccgcacctcatttggactctcctagctccacttatgcctataaatagaccccccgtttttcggatctctccctctccccgaaaccctaaaattcccccgccaccgacggacatgtccgccaccTGACCGG contains:
- the LOC125534062 gene encoding FCS-Like Zinc finger 2-like yields the protein MAPSLACSFFFDDELLGEPGMPAMDACALCAKPLARDSDVFMYRGDTPFCSEECRHEQMHLDAVCAKQAARRQQRFSAETESHRGQRQSRKVSVAS